Proteins encoded together in one Oscillatoria salina IIICB1 window:
- a CDS encoding aldo/keto reductase, whose translation MQTRQLGNSDVQITPIILGTWQAGKAYWVGIEDDEIIKAIRAACDAGITTIDTAEVYGDGYSEKIVAKAIEDRRSRVVIASKVFANHLKYDQVLAACERSLKNLHTDYLDLYQIHWPSGSFNSEVVPIEETMSALNKLLEQGKIRAIGVSNFSCEQIAEAAQYGRIDSLQPPYSLFWRQVEDDAMPYCIENKISILAYSSLAQGLLTGKFTAEQTFPDEDVRSKNKLFQGENYQRALAAVEKLRAIAERHNCTLAQLSLAWLIAQPQSNAIAGARNASQATDNAQAAQVQLSDEELQEMDRISRDVTQHLDKNPVMWNF comes from the coding sequence ATGCAAACAAGACAACTTGGGAATTCTGATGTCCAAATTACACCTATTATCCTCGGTACTTGGCAAGCAGGTAAAGCTTATTGGGTGGGAATCGAAGATGATGAGATAATTAAAGCGATTCGTGCAGCTTGTGATGCAGGAATTACGACGATTGATACTGCGGAAGTCTATGGTGATGGTTATTCTGAGAAAATTGTAGCAAAAGCCATTGAAGATAGACGATCGCGCGTCGTAATTGCGTCGAAGGTATTTGCGAATCATCTTAAGTATGACCAAGTGTTGGCGGCTTGCGAGCGATCGCTAAAAAATCTTCATACTGATTATCTCGATTTATACCAGATTCATTGGCCCTCTGGCTCTTTTAATTCGGAAGTTGTCCCGATTGAGGAAACCATGAGCGCATTGAATAAGTTGCTCGAACAAGGTAAAATTAGAGCGATCGGCGTGTCGAATTTCTCTTGCGAGCAAATTGCAGAAGCAGCGCAATATGGACGCATTGATAGTTTACAACCTCCTTATTCGCTTTTCTGGCGACAAGTAGAAGACGATGCTATGCCTTATTGTATCGAAAATAAGATCTCGATTTTAGCTTATTCTTCTCTGGCTCAAGGACTACTCACAGGTAAATTTACAGCCGAGCAAACTTTCCCTGATGAAGATGTAAGATCGAAAAATAAGCTCTTTCAAGGGGAAAATTATCAAAGAGCATTAGCCGCAGTTGAGAAGTTGCGTGCGATCGCCGAACGTCATAATTGTACTTTAGCGCAATTATCCCTAGCTTGGTTAATCGCTCAACCTCAGAGTAACGCGATCGCGGGTGCAAGAAATGCTAGTCAAGCTACTGATAATGCTCAAGCGGCTCAGGTACAATTATCTGATGAGGAATTACAAGAAATGGATCGGATATCTCGTGATGTTACCCAACATCTTGACAAAAATCCCGTAATGTGGAATTTTTAG